In the Cheilinus undulatus linkage group 19, ASM1832078v1, whole genome shotgun sequence genome, one interval contains:
- the jcada gene encoding junctional protein associated with coronary artery disease homolog, whose translation MYSVEDLLISHGYKLPKHTNTPSSTPTPAPASSSRQAPSSSPPSYSKHHEILENTPGPRTVNGYERGPGMPFGNSGGPRQPQAYVSGCPNNNNEPRDRSQSRREGENRSQIDTHSLGESLTSDSGFCDGTRGSQPQSKDVAYWRRRGQDFTVLLDYADFRDPHGGAGQGGYSRPEGPQQARGQELSAEDRQRLVQERQRWAAQAQAQAQAQAQVQAQARSREREAALHQWRMVTERKCQSLGTDEWRPAVSFARQLSQSEGERWTQEQQRLHARTPEGMVVHPRTKAKSQSLPRMVQPESLQYVDIGGQELYRRVNGHPLSHHDLYRAPRWPENGRPASANQLSVTPKPRFTRPPRPPSYEMHQQIRGSCEVLSGRNSVISQARDRTPLPISRTGNPQLDYFAQDSGPPGYIPPPSYKRAPLMGGGRRGYGEITVDYRYRGDVYQQIHVAPDGSHWFTRHPADPWTDPQSGRIIPGQKQLYPVYTTQEHPGGGIQYIPFDDPRIRHISSALGGNSLTDADKIRHIRNELPSVTVSEPAPDDSAFLPPPLGPFISAKLADDANKTSSSDFDNDNNRWHSDLHKETVDNFPATDQNCNNRYPKNPRPPPSPSSAFQAPLIRSASHLGTSSETITQVKKIAPDSVPEINRNTKRRVSETIFCLVSVPVHTPTIIHKDSDQNNNETAPNLTVTNTNTFAVGLRESPNVRSRSVNEMPIKHHYSHYHTSSTSSMRNYKRAPLRKEIIDAWALQAREDKELCYSGSWPGNQYRNQETQTGSPLSVVKSPEPQSPPGEQDPVQSISEPTTAGTDTSSSYSYPMAGQKNLHLSNNSAFSRLSPTQSSSHQPSPRESSSPLKAQDLRDQPSSPRKSNSSPESSEQVAFGQFLLKPVNRRPCDAIGELESINKEMEDTISKRPNGGLFTSGPEPGREAISLPPMHTEKPCSMKVRSKSLASTADLDSMDLKSSFARPQANNIPPSHELSKLSNPGLKDSVLLPLLTPNNESNRLYRQDIPVPQESLQRDVGLTVYTETPGGPGEPIKRSLSVPSPLDHKELSQSVQPSWESRTSLVKNNSSPEHNTNKELEAEVETEGKAKSSSVFRGEVNLSICRSRSESSRSPKKEGSPRISRLTREVSFMLENVDSDERYSLSEPMTYKNESTIADKHLESLLIQEKANSLPAEDLSNLYEVKCAKGIPENESIEERAARILGIAVPVEALGVADKESEDNQDENDTTVDGGLQNQGEETQQVIKETAQVKEESLVDQGAEIDKAKETDLDHEDKQKHSSDGAADEDAEGQSLVVLDLPEFPPSKLPLSLPVATDEKFSLSICHVEKKGRSGTCKLIESLQDKLNASTSSAATSQGRTTPERMARLKELDSVSRIRRLSLKGSESEEKETSREESEVQEETREEDAKQGEQESVPKPEEEQRKEVENQDENENAHDSLQDQSGDPEENCNSKEVTNEEIYEEPQRQEAKTEENVEIALRQDNEKNEEGSIEVHAGHEGIEEADEFKTENEEKNKADIVSTVENVDHKEENIELKTENEEHKEAELKTENEEHKEDAELKTESEENKEVDVELMTEVDEVSKAENEEKKKNVELKKENKDKTEVDVEIKAGTEEKNAEENELKAEEPEEQVGLKIVEDDKEKPSEKTTDRQKTTAVTKANTTQGAGGKKLPKPKQRTRLQKPPLLPKPRSVPKREITLPLSFSTGTCGPSNLEDEDMLSVSDSYDPSRVERV comes from the exons ATGTACAGCGTGGAAGACCTCCTCATCTCTCATGGATACAAGCTGCCCAAGCATACCAACACCCCCTCGTCAACCCCTACCCCAGCCCCCGCATCTTCATCCCGCCAGGCTCCCTCATCCTCACCGCCATCCTACAGCAAACACCATGAAATCCTGGAGAACACGCCTGGCCCCAGGACAGTAAATGGATATGAAAGAGGGCCCGGCATGCCCTTTGGGAACAGTGGGGGACCCAGGCAGCCCCAAGCATACGTCAGCGGCTGtcccaacaacaacaacgaaCCCAGGGACAGGAGCCAGTCCAGGCGGGAGGGCGAGAACAGAAGCCAAATTGACACCCACTCACTGGGAGAGTCACTGACCTCAGACAGCGG GTTTTGCGATGGAACCAGAGGTTCACAACCACAGTCCAAGGATGTGGCAtactggaggaggagaggtcAGGACTTCACCGTGCTGCTGGATTATGCAGACTTCAGAGATCCCCATGGAGGAGCAGGGCAGGGGGGTTACAGCAGGCCAGAGGGTCCCCAACAAGCGAGAGGCCAGGAGTTGTCTGCAGAAGATCGACAGAGGCTAGTCCAAGAAAGGCAACGCTGGGCAGCCCAGGCTCAGGCTCAGGCGCAGGCTCAGGCCCAGGTTCAGGCTCAGGCTCGTTctagagagagagaagcagctcTCCATCAGTGGAGGATGGTAACTGAGAGGAAGTGCCAGAGCCTGGGGACAGACGAGTGGCGTCCAGCTGTTAGCTTTGCTCGCCAGCTTTCACAGAGTGAGGGTGAGCGCTGGACACAGGAGCAGCAGCGCCTCCATGCCAGGACTCCAGAGGGCATGGTAGTCCACCCCAGGACCAAAGCCAAATCTCAGTCCCTGCCTAGGATGGTGCAGCCTGAGAGCCTGCAATATGTGGACATTGGAGGCCAGGAATTGTACAGGCGGGTCAATGGCCACCCACTGTCACACCACGACCTCTATAGGGCACCCCGCTGGCCAGAAAATGGCAGGCCAGCTAGTGCAAACCAACTTTCAGTGACACCAAAGCCCCGCTTCACCCGACCCCCCAGACCTCCCTCCTATGAGATGCACCAGCAGATCAGGGGAAGCTGTGAGGTGCTGTCTGGGAGAAACTCTGTGATCTCCCAGGCAAGGGACAGGACACCACTTCCCATATCAAGGACAGGTAACCCACAACTGGACTATTTTGCACAAGACTCTGGACCTCCAGGATACATCCCTCCTCCGTCATATAAAAGAGCTCCTTTAATGGGAGGTGGCCGTCGGGGATATGGGGAAATTACTGTTGACTACAG GTACCGAGGGGATGTGTACCAGCAGATTCATGTGGCTCCAGATGGATCTCACTGGTTTACCAGACATCCAGCTGATCCCTGGACCGACCCCCAGAGTGGGAGGATCATACCTGGTCAGAAACAGTTGTACCCTGTGTACACTACCCAGGAACACCCTGGTGGAGGAATCCAGTACATCCCCTTTGATGACCCCCGCATCCGCCATATTTCCTCAGCCCTTGGTGGCAACTCCCTAACAGATGCGGACAAGATCCGCCACATCCGCAATGAGCTTCCCAGTGTCACCGTGTCGGAGCCTGCACCCGACGACAGTGCCTTCTTGCCCCCGCCATTGGGGCCTTTCATCTCTGCCAAACTGGCCGACGATGCTAACAAGACGTCTTCTAGCGACTTCGACAATGACAATAACAGGTGGCACAGTGATTTGCACAAAGAAACTGTAGATAACTTCCCAGCAACTGACCAAAACTGCAACAACAGATATCCCAAAAATCCACGCCCTCCTCCATCTCCGTCTTCAGCCTTCCAGGCCCCGTTAATAAGGAGTGCTTCTCACCTGGGAACGAGTTCAGAAACCATTACCCAAGTGAAGAAAATTGCCCCAGATTCAGTGCCAGAAATCAACAGGAACACTAAGAGGAGAGTGAGTGAGACCATCTTCTGCCTTGTGTCTGTCCCTGTTCACACACCAACTATCATTCACAAAGACTCAGATCAGAACAACAATGAGACAGCACCAAACCTGACCGTCACCAACACAAACACTTTCGCTGTAGGCCTCAGAGAGAGCCCGAATGTTCGGAGCAGGTCGGTGAATGAAATGCCCATCAAACACCACTACTCTCACTATCACACCAGCAGCACATCCTCAATGAGGAATTACAAGAGGGCTCCTCTAAGGAAGGAGATTATAGATGCCTGGGCACTTCAAGCCAGGGAAGACAAGGAGTTATGCTACTCTGGGTCCTGGCCTGGAAACCAGTACCGTAATCAGGAAACCCAAACTGGCTCACCTTTGTCAGTGGTAAAAAGTCCAGAACCCCAGAGTCCACCTGGTGAACAAGACCCTGTTCAGTCCATTTCAGAGCCAACAACTGCCGGGACAGACACTAGCTCCTCTTATAGCTATCCGATGGCAGGCCAGAAAAACCTTCACCTCTCCAACAACAGCGCCTTTTCTCGACTCAGCCCAACACAATCATCGTCACATCAACCCTCACCAAGAGAATCATCCTCCCCATTGAAGGCCCAGGATCTAAGGGATCAGCCATCATCTCCAAGGAAGAGCAACTCCAGTCCAGAGAGCTCAGAGCAAGTGGCTTTTGGCCAGTTCCTCTTAAAGCCGGTGAACCGACGGCCCTGCGATGCAATCGGTGAACTGGAGAGCATAAATAAGGAGATGGAGGACACGATCAGCAAGCGACCCAATGGAGGTCTTTTCACTAGCGGTCCTGAACCGGGCAGGGAAGCAATCAGTCTTCCACCAATGCACACAGAAAAACCCTGTAGTATGAAAGTCAGATCAAAATCCTTGGCTTCCACTGCTGATCTTGACTCCATGGACTTGAAGAGCTCTTTCGCCAGGCCACAGGCCAACAACATACCACCATCACATGAGCTATCCAAACTATCAAACCCAGGCCTCAAAGATAGTGTGCTCCTGCCTTTGCTAACCCCAAACAATGAGTCAAACCGTCTCTATAGACAGGACATCCCAGTTCCTCAAGAGTCTTTGCAGAGGGATGTGGGGTTAACTGTCTACACAGAGACCCCTGGTGGTCCAGGGGAGCCAATAAAGCGTTCACTCTCAGTCCCTTCCCCGCTCGATCATAAGGAGTTGAGTCAGTCAGTGCAGCCCTCGTGGGAGAGCAGGACGTCACTTGTTAAAAATAATAGTAGCCCTGAGCACAACACAAATAAGGAACTTGAAGCTGAGGTTGAAACAGAGGGAAAGGCTAAATCAAGCAGTGTTTTCAGGGGGGAGGTGAATTTAAGTATCTGCAGAAGTAGAAGTGAAAGCAGTAGATCACCTAAGAAAGAGGGTTCACCACGCATCAGCAGACTGACCAGGGAGGTTTCTTTCATGCTTGAGAATGTTGACAGCGATGAAAGATACTCTCTCTCTGAACCTATGACGTACAAGAATGAGTCAACCATTGCAGACAAGCACCTGGAAAGCTTACTGATTCAAGAGAAAGCCAATTCTTTACCTGCAGAGGACCTTAGTAACCTGTACGAAGTCAAATGTGCAAAAGGTATTCCTGAAAATGAGTCCATTGAGGAGAGGGCTGCTCGAATCCTGGGCATCGCTGTTCCAGTGGAGGCCTTGGGCGTGGCTGACAAGGAGTCAGAGGACAACCAAGATGAGAACGACACCACTGTAGATGGAGGACTACAAAATCAAGGAGAAGAGACACAGCAGGTGATAAAAGAGACAGCGCAAGTCAAAGAGGAGTCCCTGGTTGATCAGGGAGCTGAGATAGATAAGGCTAAGGAGACAGATTTAGATCATGAAGACAAACAAAAGCACAGCAGTGATGGTGCAGCTGATGAGGACGCTGAAGGCCAGTCCCTGGTGGTACTGGACCTGCCTGAGTTCCCACCCAGTAAGCTTCCCTTGTCCCTACCTGTTGCCACTGATGAGAAGTTCTCACTCAGCATTTGTCATGTGGAGAAAAAGGGGCGAAGTGGAACATGCAAACTAATAGAATCCCTCCAAGACAAGCTAAATGCTTCTACATCTTCAGCTGCTACATCTCAGGGCAGGACAACCCCAGAAAGGATGGCTCGTCTTAAAGAGCTGGACTCAGTGTCTCGAATACGACGTCTGAGTCTCAAAGGCTCAGAGTCTGAGGAGAAGGAAACCAGCAGAGAGGAAAGTGAAGTTCAGGAAGAGACAAGGGAGGAAGACGCAAAGCAAGGAGAACAGGAAAGTGTTCCAAAGCCcgaggaagaacaaagaaaggaAGTGGAAAACcaagatgaaaatgaaaatgcacaCGACTCTCTACAGGACCAGTCAGGGGATCCAGAAGAAAATTGTAACTCTAAAGAGGTAACCAATGAAGAGATATATGAAGAACCACAGAGACAAGAAGCAAAGACAGAAGAGAATGTTGAGATTGCACTAAGACAAGACAATGAGAAGAACGAGGAAGGCAGTATTGAAGTACATGCAGGCCATGAAGGAATAGAAGAAGCCGatgaatttaaaacagaaaatgaagagaaaaacaaagcagacatTGTATCTACAGTAGAAAATGTAGAtcataaagaagaaaatattgaattaaaaacagaaaatgaagagCATAAAGAAgctgaattaaaaacagaaaatgaagagCATAAAGAAGatgctgaattaaaaacagaaagtgaagaaaacaaagaagtaGATGTTGAATTAATGACAGAGGTAGATGAAGTATCGAAAGcagaaaatgaagagaaaaagaaaaacgtggaattgaaaaaagaaaataaagataaaaccGAGGTAGACGTTGAAATCAAAGCAGgaactgaagagaaaaatgcagAAGAGAATGAATTAAAAGCAGAAGAGCCAGAAGAACAGGTGGGGCTGAAAATTGTGGAGGATGACAAAGAAAAGCCTTCGGAGAAgacaacagacagacagaaaacaacagcagtCACTAAGGCCAACACAACACAAGGGGCAGGGGGGAAAAAGTTACCTAAACCGAAGCAGCGCACCAGGCTCCAGAAGCCACCTTTGCTTCCAAAACCACGCAGTGTTCCCAagagagaaataacactgccaCTCAGCTTCAGCACTGGGACCTGTGGCCCCTCGAATCTGGAGGATGAGGACATGCTCTCTGTCTCAG ACTCCTACGACCCCAGTCGAGTGGAACGAGTGTGA